The sequence AAAGATTCTCGGGATTGCTGAGCAGTTAGATAAAAAACCAGCAGAGTTAAGTGGTGGACAGAGACAGCGGGTGGCAATGGGTAGAGCGATTGTGCGGGAGCCAAAAGTGTTTTTGTTTGATGAGCCGCTGAGCAATCTTGATGCAAAAATGAGGGTGCAGATGCGAGTTGAACTTGCAAAACTCCATAAAATGCTTGGCACAACAATGGTTTATGTGACCCATGACCAGGTTGAGGCAATGACGCTCGGAGAGAAAGTCGTGGTGATGAACAAAGGGAAGATAATGCAGTTTGGGAAGCCAGACAAGCTCTATGATAAGCCAATGAATTTGTTTACAGCTGGTTTTATTGGCTCGCCCCCTATGAATTTTCTGAACTGCGTGCTTTCGCAGAAACCAGATGGGATTTATCTTGTAAAAGATGATTTTAACTTGAGATTGCCTGATGGAGTTGAAAAGGTGATTGGGAACTTTGTTGGCAGTGAGGTTGTACTGGGAATAAGGCCAGAGGATATCTACGATAAGTTGTTTGCAGTTGGGGCGACGCCTTACAACACCTTCCGCATTCGTGTGGATGTGCGTGAGACGATTGGCTCTGATGTTTTCATTTATTTCCCAATTGCAGGGACAAACTTTGTAGCTAGAGTTATGCCCAAATCAAAGGCAGAAAGTGGGCAGGAAATGGAAATTGTATTTGACACCCAGAAACTCCACATATTTGATAGAAAGACAGGAGATAGATTGTGGTAATAAGGGGGAGGGGGTGCGTTTCCATTGGAGACAATAATTTGTGATTGCTGCCTCTTCGGAAAGGGGGTGGATTTCAAGTGGAAAAAAGTGTTTGTTTTGCTTTCTCCATGCTTTCTGCATACTCTGCATAGTTTCTGATGCACTTTGGATTGCTCAGCGGAAACGGAAGGTTTTCAACTACGGTCTTCGTAAGGTCGTGCACAAAATATGTGCCTTTTTCCGTAACTCTATGCTCCCTAATATAGCCAGTAACTCTCAGGATTTGCAGGACCATCTTTATACTCTGCGGCAGTTTGTTACAGACAGCAGGGTCCATCTGAAGTTTGTAAAGTTCATGTGCAAAGGTTCTCCAGGACTTTGCCCTTTCATCAAGTTCTGCGTAAAACACACGACGCTTCCTTTCCTTAATACTCTCTAGGTAAAGTTCAATTGGTGGATTCACTGTCTGTATGTTACCACATGTACTGAAGGCACCAGGACCTAAACCAAAGTAGTCATGCACAAGCTCATCCTTGGATGAAGCGTATATGCGCTTGCTTTTCGCAAAAACCCAAACACTATCTCTTCTGTATCCCTTTTCTTTAAGGAGGGCCCATGCATTCTCGATTGCACGAAACATGCTCTGAGCATCTACACCAGGTCGGGCCCTGACACCTGGAATAGAAAGATAGGGATAGATTGTAATCTGATCAGGGCCTATGTTTCCAATCACGGCTACATCCTTCAAGAATTCGTTGAGGTTTTGGCTCGGTAGACCGACCATCAAATCAATGTTGACAGAGAGACCGAGACCCTGAGCAGCATCAACAACACTTTCTACCATCTTTTCCGTTGCTCTTGCTCTCCTAACTGCCGTGAGTGCACTGGACTGAAGGGTCTCAACACCCATGCTTATCTTAGTAACTCCACCTGCAGAGATTTTCTCAAGATACTCTGGCTTGAACCCAAACGGATTCCCTTCCATTCCAACTTCTTCAAGTTCAACATGCTCTCTGAGAACGGAAAGCAACCCGCAGATTTCCTCTGGTCCCAGAAGGTTTGGCGTACCGCCACCAACGTAAAGCCAGCTTGCTCTACCTTTCAATCGCTGCAGTCTAACCTCTTTTTTCACACTTTCCAGATATTTTTCTTTCAACTTTTCATCGTAGAGCACCTTGTAGAAAGGGCAGAAAGAGCAGAACATTCTGCAAAATGGGACATGTAGATAGAGTCCAAAACTTGAGGTATCTGTGTTTTCCGCATTCCATTCAATGGATGTGTATGTGAAGCCAACTTTGGAGAAGCTTCGGGATAGCATAGATTTGGAGATTTCAGGAATCAATGGTAGCACCTTTTTTACGATGATGCTACCGATTATAAAAATCATTCGGTAGAGAGATTTGTGCGAATAAGGGAGGGTGGGTGGTTTTCAAGTGGAAACTGGGCTATCCGCCCTACGGTACCACGAGGGTTGGCACCCTTACGGTAACCTGCGTCAAGGAGATGCTTTCAGCATCTCCGAACCGACCCCCGTTTTGGATGAAAACTTTTTGGGCGAAGCCTGAAAAGGTTTCCCCGAATAAACATATGCCAGTTTTCACTCTATTGCGACAAAACTTTCCTCAACTTGTTCCTGATTTCAATTCTCTTTTCTTTATCGTAGATTGCGTTCTCCACCACTTTATCCACAAGTAAGGGTAATTTATCTATTGGGATTGTTTCTAATGTATAACCCATATCTCTTACCTGTTTTTTTATGACAAAGTCCGCAATAGGCCCTGCTGCATCCACCACTATGTTCCGCATTTTTTCTAGCAATTCCCTTGTTTCACTCAATGTTTGCCTCCCTTTCCTTCCTGCTCTTCTAGCTCCTTAAGAGCAATAACAGCAGTGTTCTGCAACCTCTGGAAGGCCTTTGCAATCTCTTCAATTACAGGTTCCTCGGTTTCTATTTTCAACGGCTCAGAGGTTTCGCCTTTACTTATCTTGTCTGCTGTTTCTCTAAACTTCTCAAGCGCCTTATTAAATGGTCGAAGAATTGCACCCGAAAGGAAGATACTGCCCACTACACTGGCTATTAAAACTACTGCTGTAATTATAATGAAATAAAACGGCACGAGGGAAATTGTTGAATCCATCTTATGCGCAGCATCTTCTACCGCATGAAGTACTTCCTCCTCAGGGATGACTATGCCCATTGACCACCCTACAGATGAAAGTGGTGCAAATGCGATTATTTTTTGGCCTGAAGATAATGTGATTTCCTTTTCGCCGACACTGCCATTCAGCATTTCCTTTATCACGGATGCAACATTTAGGTCTGGACTGCTTAACAGGCTTATATTTTCCATCGCTTCAACCATCTCATCCGTCCAATTCTGGCTTTCTGCGGGCTTTAGTATCTCATACAGGGCTTTCTTGTGTGTTTCGTTCCAGATAATCTCTTCTATTCCCTCCTGAGGCATCTCAATTACCTGCCCTTCATCAGAGAGAATAAACACATAGCTTCCATTTGTATATCTGGCTTTATTCGCAAACTCAGTTAGGGTAGAGAGCAGAATATCTATGCCCACCGTTCCTATAAACTCTGAGTTCTGATAAATAGGAGCAATACAACTAGTCATCCAGACGCCCTTTGTAGCATCAAGATATGGCGGCATCCAGACCACATCTTTCTGCGGATTGTGTTGTGGGTCTGCAAGAACCACATAGTCCTGTGTATCATCGTCTAGTTCATCATAACCAGGGTCCTCTCTCAGAAGTTCTTCATAAGAAAACCAAGGATAGCAATTTGAAAAACCACCTAACCGCACATTCCACACAAGGTCTGCGGTATCATTGTGCTTATTGTAAATTTCCGAAAATATTATATCAAATAGCATCACTTTGTGGAGTTCTTCTGTCACATATGCCCTATAACTTTCATTTGAAAAGGTATTATTCACTACTTTAGCGGAAAGATAGGGATTTCCCAGTCCTCTACCCTCCCAATCGGCATAGACCCCGAACTCGGGATGAATATAGCCAAAGCCAGGCAGTCCTGTGTGATTCTTGTCTGGATAATAATCAGGCCGGTAAGCATCTTTAAACATTGAATAATTGTTGTATACCTTGTCTGCAAATTCCTGAAGAACTTTTGTATCTTTCCAGTAACTCTCAAAGAAGGAATTTACCTCGGCACTCTTGCTCTCAATCCACTGCAGAATCTTCACTTCATTCTCCTTCAATACCTTTGTTCTCATTTCATTTATTGCACTCTCTTTCATGTTCTGCATCATTATTCCAGATATCGCAGAAAGCAGGAGCAAGGGCAAGACCGCAAAGAGAGTTGTTGTAATCATTACCTTTCTTGTTAGACGCATGGTTATCACCTTACTTGAGATACGGCGCAGTATATATTTCTTGCTTTATGTGTCATGCTGTCTGGTATCATTTAATATATGAAGAACGAAAGCCAGAATATACTGGCTACATCTGGCTAATGAGAGACAAAAATGGAAAAATACTAATACTTAAAACATCGATAATCTATGTCGGTGGTAAAAATGAGCATAACTCTATCCAAGGAAGAAGAGAAGTTTGTAGAGGCAATCCGCACTCCTGAAGAAATGGAGAAATTCCTAGAAAAAAAATTCGATGAGACGATAGATAGAATTCTCCATTACTCAAGAGAGGTCACAGAAAGAAAGAGAAAGTTCTATGAGACGACGCGAAAGGCAATCCTCGTAGAATCCAGTCCCATGGAACTGAAGGGCTGCGGGGAAATGGAGGAGGCTGTAAGGTATGCAAACACCATATTCTCTTGGGCGAGCAACTTATGTAAAAGAATGTGGCCATATATTTGGCTATATTATGTCAGACCCGGAGTTATCTACTCTATACAGCCTATACGGCACAACCCATTAGAACCAGAACGAGATATGTTGTCATCCCGTTCTTTTCATTACGGGCACAGTGCAAAGATGGAGGACTCGGTGGTGACCGCAGTGGAATTCTTTATCTCACCGAAAATCTTACAATTCAATATATAGAAAGGGAGCCAACACCCCTTACACCAATGGAAAGATTCTGTCGCAGAGTGCTCAGGGTATATGCGAATGAAAGATTCAGGAATCCGATACAGATGGCAAGTTATCTGCACAAGAACCTCCTGAAGAGAGTAGTAGAGCATATAGAGAGCGGTGAGGTTTATAGTGATGTAACCTCCTCCATCATAGATTTATACGATCAACTCTTTGTTGGATGTACGCTTGACTCACTTGAAGAGCTCTGCAATATGAAATTCTTCTGTGCGGAGATGCTTCCTTATCTCAACGAGAATGACCTGAAAAACTATCCTATGATAAAAAGGACCGAGAAAAAGATCAGGAAACTAATACTGGATTTGGATATGTCTTCCGATGTGTCTAATGTGGAGAAGGTATAATCTAGACAGGGATGCTAATTCCGAGAACACTCTACTTTGTTTCTGAAAAAAATTTTCAGATTTGTTCTGCTTTTATCCCGTCTGTCACCTCTTCTATTTTTTTCACCAACTCTTTTAGTCCCTCACCATTTCTTGCAGAAATCACAATTGGATTCAGATGCATTTCCATCTCCACAACTTGCCTCGCATTTTCTCTTTTCGCCTCATCCATCAAATCTGCCTTGGTTATTACAAACAACAACCTCTTTGAGAGTTGTTTCTCATTTCCAAATCGGCTCATATATTGATTTATCTGGTTAACCACAACTCGTGCCTTTCTCACAATTTCAGTGGGCGAGTCAGAGCCATCGAGAAGCAGAAGCACCACATCTGCATACTGGATTTCTTCATAGGTAGAGCGAAAAGCATCTATGATGTAGAGCGGCATCCCATCAATGAACCCCACCGTATCAACAAGCAAGAACTTTAATTTCAGGTTGTTGATTCTTCTCACGAGCGTTGAGAGCGTGGTAAACATCCTATCATCGGTATAGGCTTTTTCGCCAGCTAGTGCATTCAGTAAAGTGGTCTTTCCAGCATTCGTGTAACCTGCCAATGCAATGGAAACATAATTCAGTTCTTTCCTTCTCGCTCTCTGCAACTCCCTTGCCTTCCTATACTTTTCCAGTGTTCTACGGATTTTGGCAGCTCTTCTTTTAATTAGGTCAAAATATTGGTCAACCATGTATTCTCCGCCAGCATAAGCACCGCTGTGTTCCCCTGTTTTATAACGATGCACATATTCTCGCATCAGCGGAATCTCGTACTGCAATTTTGCAAGTTCCACCTGCAGTTTTGCTTCCACACTGTTTGCATTTCTCATAAATATTTCTAGAATAAGCGAAGTCCGGTCTATCACCTTAGCTCCAGTTTCTTTCTCTATATGGTAAATCTGTGCAGGTTCAAGTGGGTCATTAATAACCAGAAGATCAACTTTCTCTTCTTTCATTCTTTCCCTTATCTCTTTGATTTTTCCCGCACCAACATAGTATTTCCTATCTGGAAAATCTCTTTTCTGGACAACACACTCCCTCACAGAGTATCCAATTGTTCTTATCAACTCGCTTATCTCCGTAACATCTTTTCTTATAGAAACAAGAAAAACCTCCTTCTTCTCTCCTTTCCCATTCCCTTCTTCTTGTATTCCATTTGCTTCTCGCATTTCTTCCGCTTTTGCAGTGGAAATGGACCCCCTCCCCCTTTCTTTCGCCCTCCTCCCATCTTGAGTGTTTAACACTTCCTCTGCAGTGGAAATAAAGGTCCTCCCCCTTACTTAAGCATCGGAATCTTTACGCCTGCTTTTTTCGCAAATGCAATTGCTTCTTCGTATCCTGCGTCTGCATGCCGTACAATCCCCATGCCAGGGTCAGTGGTAAGCACCCTCTCTATTCTTTTCTCCGCGTTTTCAGTTCCATCTGCAACAACAATCATTCCCGCATGGGTTGAGTAACCTATTCCAACACCACCTCCGTTGTGAAGTGCCACAAGGTCTGCACCTGCAGCCACATTCAGCATTGCATTCAGCAATGGCCAATCAGCGATTGCATCACTACCGTCTTTCATGCCCTCTGTCTCTCTGTAGGGCGAGGCCACAGAGCCACAATCTAAATGGTCTCTTGTGATTGTCACAGGGGCCTCAAGTTCACCGCTGGCAACCATCTTATTTATTATTTTTCCGAATTTTGCGCGCTCACCATAACCAAGCCAGCAAACTCTTGCGGGTAAGCCCTCAAATGGCACATACTTTTCCGCTAGTTGTATCCAGTTCACCAGTTGCTTGTTATGGGCAAATTCTCTCATCACAACATCATCTGTCTTCAGAATGTCCTCCTTATTCCCGGACAACGCAACCCATCGGAAAGGTCCACGACCTTCACAGAACATTGGTCTGATGAACAGCGGCACGAAGCCCTGGAAAGCAAAAGCATCCTTGAATCCTCTCGTGTACGCCTGCGCCCTGATGTTGTTCCCATAATCAAACACCACCGCACCTCTTTCCAGGAATTTAACCATTGCCTTCACATGTTCTACCATGGAATCCATGGCCATATTGATGTATTTTTCTGGCTCGCTCTTTCTCAGTTCCTCTGCCTCCTTTACACTCAGCCCCTTTGGCACATAACCGTTTAATGGGTCGTGGGCGCTTGTCTGGTCGGTCACCACATCCGGCTGAAAACCACGTTCCACGAGCAGCGGCTCAATTTCTGCACAGTTGCCCACCAAACCAATTGAGAGCCCCTCTCCTCTTGTTTTTGCATCCATTGCAATTTTGAGTGCCTCCTCCACATCATAAACAATCATGTCGCAGAATCCCCGCTCCACACGTCTCTTTATTCTTCGCTCATCCACTTCAATATCAATGCACACGCCATGGTTCATTTTCACAGCAAGTGGTTGGGCACCACCCATTCCTCCCATTCCACCTGTAAGCACAATTTTTCCTTTTAAACTTCCATCAAAATATTTTCTGGCTGCAGCGGCAAAGGTCTCATAGGTGCCTTGAATTATTCCCTGGGTTCCAATGTATGCCCAGCCCCCTGCCGTCATCTGCCCGTACATTATCAGTCCGAGTTTTTCAAGTTCATAGAATTTCTCCCAGGTGCTCCATCGCGGCACGAGATGAGCATTCGCAATAAGTACCCGCGGTGCATTCTCATGGGTACGGAAAACTCCGACGGGCTTGCCGGATTGCACGAGCATTGTTTCATCATTTTCAAGATTTGTGAGCGTCTCAACAATCGCATGATAACAATCCCAATTCCTTGCAGCTTTCCCAGCGCCACCGTAAATTATCAACTCATCTGGTTTTTCCGCATTTTCCAGGTTGTTCTGGAGCATTCGCAGAATTGCCTCCTGCCTCCAACCTTTGCACACAAGCTCTTTTCCTCTTCTTGCGGTGATGGGCAAGGGCTCACCTCACTTCTTCTTTTTCTTTTCCTCTGGCTCCTCCTTTTTCACAACAGAAACAAAGACGGCATCGCCTGTTCTCACCCTCAAAGTATCAGCATCTGGCTTCCTTATCCTTATGATGTTCTCTTCCCAGATGTCGTCCCTTACTACTTTCAATGTAACCGAGCCATGGGCACTTCTCACCAACACACTGTCTTCATCAGTTAATCCCATTTTCTCATAATCTGCTGGGTTGATTTTTGCCACTCCACTGCCCGGCAACGAGCTGACCCATACCCGCATTGTTGCGATTTCTTCAGTCACAATTCTCACCATCACAGGAAAAAGCAAGAGGATAGAAATAAGTTTCTATGAAAGGGATACAAGGTAAGCAGGAAGGCAAAGGTGGAAAAGGTAGGAAAATAGGTTTTACTCCTGCCCTGGTTTCAGCACGAGCTTGAGCACAAGCCCTTCCTTACTTTTTCCAACTTCCAGTTTTTTTATCATTTTTTACACCTCCATACTTTCTTTTCAAAACATTCACAGTCACTAAAACCAGCACTCCGAGCATTGAGTAGTGCCAGGATGTTTCAGGCACAACCGTAGTGTTTGCACTGTCACTGCTTTCTTGGAACTTTACACCATAGAGCGATGTGTAGTTCAGGAATGCCCAGTTCATGAGTGTGCCTTGCGTAACATTCACACTTACCTGCAAAGTCACATAGTGGCTCCCAGGAGCGACATTCGTAAAGTGCCATCGCACCACATTTCCATCTAACACACCACCGTCAGAAGCAGAAACAAAATCCACACCATCTGGTAATGTGTCGTTAATCCAGACATGCCCTGCTATGCCCGTGCCTGTGTTGTTGTAGTAAATTGTGTATGTGAGAATCTCGCCATAACTTGCAACCGTTTTGTCAACAACCTTTTCAACCAGAATTATTGGTCTTCTGCAGAGCACCTGTGCACTTGCCTGGCTCGAGGGCATGCTTCTCCGCAGCTGGTCCTTGTAAGTCAGGTTGACTATATTCGTGAGGGTAACACCATCGCCAACAGTAGCATTCACCTGCACAGTGATTGTCAGTGCATTCTGGCTATCATGCACTACAGTGCCGAAATACCATCTGTAGGTTCTGCCGTCTGTTGAGGTGTATGGAATGCTTGAGGAGACAAAGGCGACACCATCTGGTAATGTATCATTTATCCAGACCTCCTTTGCGTTTCCATCACCTGTGTTGTTGTAGTAGATTGTGTAGATGATTTGGCTACCTGGCTGTGTCTCGGAAACATCTGCAATCTTGTCAACGGCAATGTATGGTGCCTTTCTGTCATTGGGTGCGTTTCGTGTGGGAGAGGAAGAGATGTAGAAATCTGAACTTGTGTTTGTGTCAATTGGTCTCCCTGTATCTTCATGCTTGAATCTCGCCCAGCTCTCTCCACTATCCATACGAGGATAAGTGGTCTCGTCAATTATCTCAGTTGCAGTTCTTCGCAATGTGATAATTGCACCAGTATCTGGCAATTGGTTTGACAGAGACACAGATAAGTACTCACTTCCAGAGCCAAAGGGTCCTAGTACAGTCCCGGTTGGGAAAGTATAGATTCTCGTAGTGCCACGATAAATATACCAGCCACCTATGTTCACACTGCTATCCGTGGGATTTGCAATTTCAATCCATTCTGGGTTGGGATAGGAAGAGATTTCGTTGATTACAATCAAGGCAAAAGCACCAATTACAGAGGTATTAGCAAAGGCACTGGAATTTTGAAGTTTATTGCCAGCAGCATCAGTATAGTTCAGGGAGACAGAATTTGTGATGGTGATGCCAGTAGGTGCGGTTGTGTTAATCCGCACAGTGATTGTAAGTGCGTTCATACCCACGCTTACATTCTCCAACACCCATTTGTAAGTCCTGCCATCTGTTGAATTATATGGAATTGAGGAGGTTACGAATGTAACATAGTCGGGCAATGTATCATTTATCCAGACATACTTGGAATTTGCAGAGCCCGTGTTGTTGTAGTAAACAGTGTAGTTGAGCCAGTCCCCTGGTGAGGCAGTTTCTCTGTCCACAATTTTTCCGACTACAATGTAAGGGGCATTGTATAATATTGCACAAGAATAGATACTTTCTGGCATTTTTCTGCCAAGTATGTCAGTGTAATTCACTGACACATTGTTATAAATTGCTGTAGTTGGAGGAATGCTCTCATTGACTCTTGCTGTAAAAGTAATGCTGTAAGAACCTGGAGCAAGATTTGTGAAATTCCAGTAGTAAGTTTTCCCTGCAATTCCCGATGGAGCAGGAGAAGCAGACACAAACTCCAGATAAGGCGAGAGCGTATCATTCACCCATACATTTCTTGCTCTTCCATCACCTGTGTTGTTGTAGTAAATTGTGTAGTTCACATACTCCCCAGGAGAAAGAATTATCTGCTTGTCTGCAATTTTCACCACATTTATGAGTGGTGCCTTTCTGTCGTTCCAGGTGCCACTTGTGGGAGATGAAGAAATATAAAAGTCCCAGGTATCAACATCTGTGTCCTCTGGCTTACCGTCATAGGCATTTTTGTATCTTGATAAGGTTGCACCAGAAGGAATGGTAGTAAACTGCACTTCATCAATTAAAGTCCCTGTGTTTGTGTACAACCTTACCCCCGTAGCTGTGGCAATGTTAGTTGTGGGTGTAACAACCCTGTACTCGCTTCCAGACCCGAAGGCACCTATTATGTTGGTTCCCTGAAAAGTGTATACTGTTCTCCAATTGTTCCCGATGCGGGCCTGCAGATACCAATTTCGCACATCTATCTGGCTTGATGTAGGATTTGCTATTTCTATCCAGTTCCCAGATGTGGAAACTTCGTTGATTACGAGATGATTGTCTATCGGCAATGCTCTATCGTTTCTCTGTCTTTGTGTGGGCGAATCCGAAATGTAGAAGTCATGGGAATCTGTATCAGTATCCACAGGTTTTCCGTTGTATGGCGAATAATACCTTGCCCAGGTCTGCCCAGCACCAAGATTTGCAGGATATCTTGTCTGGTCTGTTCGTGTGTTTGTTTGGTCTTGTATCCTTACAGTTCTGGAATTCGAAGGGAATGGATTAGTTGTGAAAGTCACAACCAAATATTCATTTCCTGACCCAAAGGCACCGATTATTGTACCAGATGGAAATGTGTATATCACAGTGTTTCCTAGCAGAATATCCCAGCCAGAAATGTCAATCGGATTTTCCGTTGGATTCACAATCTCTATCCAGTCATTGCTTCCATAAGTGTAAATTTCATTTATCACAACATCCGTGCCATAGGTGTTGCGAACACCAATTCTTTCCCGCATCAAATTTGTAATCAGTGCACTGTCGCTCCAGTCCCCTGCCTTAAACCAGTTCTTTGTCGCGAATCTAATCACGCTCCTGTTTCCAATATCTTGCAAAATTCCTCTTGGCAATGCACATTCCATCTCATGGCTACCAATTGCAGCACTAACATTTCCCATGTAGGTCCAGTAGGTCCAGTTCTGTTCAACAATGTATGTTTCATAATGATAAACCTCGCTCGTGTAAATTGTGTTGTTCTTCCCAGTAACCATTATCATGTATTCGGCACCCATCTCTCCCCTGTAAACTCTAAACCCGGTTAAGCGATTGCCATCTATGTCTATGAACACGAATAAAGCGTCCATGCCTTCAAGCACAGGGACTTCTGGTGGCGGTGGCGTCACAACCTCGCTCGGTCTTTCCACAATCATTGGCAATTCCTCGCCAGCAAGCACAACGCCATAGGTTGAGAGATAGAAGGACACATTCTCCATGTCCACCATTCCATACTTTGCAATGTCCACACTGGGCCAGACAAATCTGCCAGGCGGGAAAGTGTCATTTTCAGTATCTGTATTAAGCATCACATTTTGCCAGTCAGCAAATGCACCATCAATCACAATTTCTTGTGGCACTGTCTCCACATAAGTGTTGCCAATAAAACTGGAATAAAGCGTTGCTGTACCATTTTCCACAAAAACATCGCTCCGGCTTGGAATTCTCAATCCCACAGATTTCCCAATCGCACTTGAATTCAACCTCGCATAAATACCAATTTCCATCTCACTGTTTTTCTCAAGCGGCATTGAAACATTAAAGCGGAACATCCCGTCTGTGTAATTTCCAGCAACTACATTATTTCCAGCCCTTAACTCAATTCCATCAAAATCAGTTGCACTGGCATTCCCTGCAATGCTCACATTGATTTGCCTGATCCAGTTCTCCTTTGCCTTTGTCTCAACACTAAGGCGGAGCAATTCTACATTCTGGCTATGATTAACAATGCCATGTTCAGGATTGCTTTGTGTGATAACAATTGCGCCCGGATGTGTGGAAACCACGGCCTGGCCCCTGCTTCTGTTCCCGTAGTTATCCTGTGCGTAAAACACAATCCTTGGTATTGAAGCTGGCTGTGTGAGCGTGAACTGTCCCTCAAATCGTTGTCCATCAACAGCTCCTTTGCCACTGTATTTGCTTTCAAACCCGTTAAAATCTGTCTGATTCCTGCTCGAGTTCCATTGATAGGCAGAGGCACTTTTTACTGCACAATCCCAGCCAGAAAACACAGCCATGTAGTCAGCCCCTATGCCAGAAATTGCATAGCCTGTGCTTGCGTTATCATCTGCATCCACAAACATGAAGAAGGCATCAGTTTCGTTGAATGCTTTACCCAGCATCGCAGCATCTCTCACCTCCACATAGAAGGAGAGATAGTTTCTGTAGAGATGCACACCGTATTTACCAATCTCCACACTTGGATTCTGTAAGCTATAGACAGGGTTTTCATAGATTGTCGTGCCTTCCCAATCCTCAAATTTGCCATCTATTGTGATGCCTGGATAAATCACGAACATACTGTAGATAAGCAAGGGCAGTAGAAAGAACATGAAGAACACAATAACAACAGTCCAGGTTTTT comes from Thermoplasmata archaeon and encodes:
- the hutU gene encoding urocanate hydratase, whose translation is MPITARRGKELVCKGWRQEAILRMLQNNLENAEKPDELIIYGGAGKAARNWDCYHAIVETLTNLENDETMLVQSGKPVGVFRTHENAPRVLIANAHLVPRWSTWEKFYELEKLGLIMYGQMTAGGWAYIGTQGIIQGTYETFAAAARKYFDGSLKGKIVLTGGMGGMGGAQPLAVKMNHGVCIDIEVDERRIKRRVERGFCDMIVYDVEEALKIAMDAKTRGEGLSIGLVGNCAEIEPLLVERGFQPDVVTDQTSAHDPLNGYVPKGLSVKEAEELRKSEPEKYINMAMDSMVEHVKAMVKFLERGAVVFDYGNNIRAQAYTRGFKDAFAFQGFVPLFIRPMFCEGRGPFRWVALSGNKEDILKTDDVVMREFAHNKQLVNWIQLAEKYVPFEGLPARVCWLGYGERAKFGKIINKMVASGELEAPVTITRDHLDCGSVASPYRETEGMKDGSDAIADWPLLNAMLNVAAGADLVALHNGGGVGIGYSTHAGMIVVADGTENAEKRIERVLTTDPGMGIVRHADAGYEEAIAFAKKAGVKIPMLK
- a CDS encoding molybdopterin dinucleotide binding domain-containing protein; protein product: MVRIVTEEIATMRVWVSSLPGSGVAKINPADYEKMGLTDEDSVLVRSAHGSVTLKVVRDDIWEENIIRIRKPDADTLRVRTGDAVFVSVVKKEEPEEKKKKK
- a CDS encoding radical SAM protein, whose product is MIPEISKSMLSRSFSKVGFTYTSIEWNAENTDTSSFGLYLHVPFCRMFCSFCPFYKVLYDEKLKEKYLESVKKEVRLQRLKGRASWLYVGGGTPNLLGPEEICGLLSVLREHVELEEVGMEGNPFGFKPEYLEKISAGGVTKISMGVETLQSSALTAVRRARATEKMVESVVDAAQGLGLSVNIDLMVGLPSQNLNEFLKDVAVIGNIGPDQITIYPYLSIPGVRARPGVDAQSMFRAIENAWALLKEKGYRRDSVWVFAKSKRIYASSKDELVHDYFGLGPGAFSTCGNIQTVNPPIELYLESIKERKRRVFYAELDERAKSWRTFAHELYKLQMDPAVCNKLPQSIKMVLQILRVTGYIREHRVTEKGTYFVHDLTKTVVENLPFPLSNPKCIRNYAEYAESMEKAKQTLFST
- a CDS encoding cache domain-containing protein: MRLTRKVMITTTLFAVLPLLLLSAISGIMMQNMKESAINEMRTKVLKENEVKILQWIESKSAEVNSFFESYWKDTKVLQEFADKVYNNYSMFKDAYRPDYYPDKNHTGLPGFGYIHPEFGVYADWEGRGLGNPYLSAKVVNNTFSNESYRAYVTEELHKVMLFDIIFSEIYNKHNDTADLVWNVRLGGFSNCYPWFSYEELLREDPGYDELDDDTQDYVVLADPQHNPQKDVVWMPPYLDATKGVWMTSCIAPIYQNSEFIGTVGIDILLSTLTEFANKARYTNGSYVFILSDEGQVIEMPQEGIEEIIWNETHKKALYEILKPAESQNWTDEMVEAMENISLLSSPDLNVASVIKEMLNGSVGEKEITLSSGQKIIAFAPLSSVGWSMGIVIPEEEVLHAVEDAAHKMDSTISLVPFYFIIITAVVLIASVVGSIFLSGAILRPFNKALEKFRETADKISKGETSEPLKIETEEPVIEEIAKAFQRLQNTAVIALKELEEQEGKGGKH
- the hflX gene encoding GTPase HflX produces the protein MREANGIQEEGNGKGEKKEVFLVSIRKDVTEISELIRTIGYSVRECVVQKRDFPDRKYYVGAGKIKEIRERMKEEKVDLLVINDPLEPAQIYHIEKETGAKVIDRTSLILEIFMRNANSVEAKLQVELAKLQYEIPLMREYVHRYKTGEHSGAYAGGEYMVDQYFDLIKRRAAKIRRTLEKYRKARELQRARRKELNYVSIALAGYTNAGKTTLLNALAGEKAYTDDRMFTTLSTLVRRINNLKLKFLLVDTVGFIDGMPLYIIDAFRSTYEEIQYADVVLLLLDGSDSPTEIVRKARVVVNQINQYMSRFGNEKQLSKRLLFVITKADLMDEAKRENARQVVEMEMHLNPIVISARNGEGLKELVKKIEEVTDGIKAEQI
- the ugpC gene encoding sn-glycerol-3-phosphate ABC transporter ATP-binding protein UgpC, yielding MAEVVLEHVCKKYGSFVAVDDFNLTIPHGEFCVLVGPSGCGKTTVLRMVAGLEDVTSGKIWLDGKVINELPPKDRDIAMVFQSYALYPHLRVYDNIAFPLKIRKMQKKEIEERVLRAAKILGIAEQLDKKPAELSGGQRQRVAMGRAIVREPKVFLFDEPLSNLDAKMRVQMRVELAKLHKMLGTTMVYVTHDQVEAMTLGEKVVVMNKGKIMQFGKPDKLYDKPMNLFTAGFIGSPPMNFLNCVLSQKPDGIYLVKDDFNLRLPDGVEKVIGNFVGSEVVLGIRPEDIYDKLFAVGATPYNTFRIRVDVRETIGSDVFIYFPIAGTNFVARVMPKSKAESGQEMEIVFDTQKLHIFDRKTGDRLW